One window of the Xenopus tropicalis strain Nigerian chromosome 10, UCB_Xtro_10.0, whole genome shotgun sequence genome contains the following:
- the aoc3 gene encoding amine oxidase, copper containing 2: MNIKFVITLLILSLATIVILVFVLLLGSKQRPCGHGNPTSPQLKHNDQSLVFSDLTPEELTEVKEFLKKKFPVVDISKADPNSNCIYSVVLQLPRKTDVLLYLDKGGPKPAREALAVVYFGNQEKPEVKEYVVGPIPNPSYCNDITLKKYNKPIAYYRRPVISNEYMQVSKFVTIKEFPKAITFLKEVLGYDGSDSDYFGVLTSAPRGLKSGDRSTWFGIFFNTQGSGFYIHPTGLELLVNHKHLDISKWSVEKVFYNGKYFENLNELEVQYKQRELKVVKIERPQPHEDFGSLKPQKNTVTDIPMQYEPQGPRYSVKNNQVLFQHWSIAFGVNANSGPRLYDVRFKGERIVYELGIQEAISVYGSNGPTGMVTRYMDGYFGIGRFVYQLVRGIDCPYFATYVDTYYLLDSDTYVRNKDSICIFELNSGLPLRRHSSSLGSFYYGGLANTVLVIRSIATLGNYDYVFDFMFYQNGAIETKVHATGYISSSFYMDGGSNYGNRVGPHTLGTIHTHFINYKVDLDVGGTNNSVVAHDMEFEPVKVPWSSEGQIQRTRLTKKVLENENQTAFELHASMPRYIQFASDKKNKWDHERSYRIQMVSFAGDFLPEMSPIHNAMNWAKYKLAVTKRKDEEPQSSSIYNQNDPWSPTVKFSSFINNENIKDQDLVAWITAGFLHIPHAEDIPNTVTAGNGVGFFLRPYNYFNEDPSVHSHDAVYFQPHESYNSCSTNPLACLRDTASCAPQLPEFSYNGFDNTFVAI; encoded by the exons ATGAATATTAAATTTGTCATCACTCTTCTCATTCTTTCTCTTGCTACAATTGTCATTTTGGTATTCGTTTTGTTGTTGGGATCCAAACAAAGACCCTGTGGCCATGGAAATCCAACATCTCCTCAATTAAAACACAATGACCAGAGCTTAGTCTTTTCAGACCTGACGCCCGAAGAGCTTACTGAAGTCAAGGAGTTCCTCAAGAAAAAATTCCCTGTGGTGGACATCTCCAAAGCCGACCCTAATTCCAACTGCATTTATTCAGTGGTACTTCAGCTTCCCCGTAAGACAGATGTACTGTTATATCTGGACAAGGGTGGACCAAAGCCTGCAAGAGAAGCTCTGGCTGTTGTTTACTTTGGAAACCAGGAGAAACCTGAAGTTAAAGAATATGTGGTAGGACCTATTCCTAATCCTTCATACTGCAATGATATCACACTGAAAAAATACAACAAACCAATTGCTTATTACCGAAGACCAGTTATCAGCAATGAGTACATGCAGGTAAGCAAGTTTGTCACTATCAAGGAATTTCCTAAAGCCATAACCTTTCTTAAAGAAGTTTTAGGTTATGATGGGTCTGACAGTGACTATTTTGGTGTTCTGACAAGCGCACCACGGGGTCTTAAGTCTGGTGACCGGAGTACTTggtttggcattttttttaacactcAAGGCAGTGGCTTTTATATACACCCTACAGGGCTTGAACTCTTGGTGAATCACAAGCACCTAGATATAAGCAAATGGAGTGTTGAAAAAGTCTTCTACAATGGTAAATATTTTGAAAATCTGAATGAATTAGAGGTGCAGTACAAACAGAGAGAATTGAAAGTAGTTAAAATAGAAAGACCTCAACCTCATGAAGATTTTGGATCtctaaaaccccaaaaaaacactGTTACTGATATACCTATGCAGTATGAGCCGCAAGGGCCTCGTTACAGTGTCAAGAACAATCAAGTATTATTTCAGCACTGGAGTATTGCCTTTGGGGTTAATGCAAACTCAGGACCTAGGCTTTATGATGTGAGATTCAAAGGAGAAAGGATTGTTTATGAACTTGGCATCCAAGAAGCAATCTCAGTTTATGGGTCTAATGGACCAACTGGAATGGTAACAAGATACATGGATGGATACTTTGGGATTGGTCGCTTTGTTTATCAGCTGGTTCGTGGGATTGACTGTCCCTATTTTGCTACCTATGTAGACACTTATTACTTACTTGATTCCGATACATATGTGCGTAACAAGGATTCCATCTGCATATTTGAGCTTAATTCAGGTCTTCCTTTAAGGCGTCACTCATCTTCACTAGGTTCTTTCTACTATGGTGGCTTGGCCAACACTGTTCTGGTGATTAGGTCCATTGCAACACTGGGTAACTATGATTATGTTTTTGATTTCATGTTTTATCAAAATGGAGCAATTGAGACCAAAGTCCATGCCACGGGGTATATAAGTTCATCATTTTACATGGACGGCGGAAGTAATTATGGAAACCGCGTGGGGCCTCACACTCTGGGGACTATTCACACACATTTTATCAATTACAAAGTGGATCTGGATGTTGGAG GAACAAACAATTCAGTGGTGGCTCATGATATGGAGTTTGAGCCTGTTAAAGTCCCTTGGAGTTCTGAAGGGCAAATCCAAAGAACAAGGCTCACCAAGAAAGTACTGGAGAATGAGAATCAGACGGCGTTTGAATTGCACGCAAGCATGCCTCGGTATATTCAGTTTGCAAGTGACAAGAAAAACAAATGGGACCATGAACGTTCTTATAGGATCCAGATGGTCAGTTTTGCCGGGGATTTCCTGCCAGAGATGAGTCCTATCCACAATGCAATGAACTGGGCCAA GTACAAACTGGCGGTTACTAAGCGCAAGGATGAAGAACCTCAAAGCAGCAGTATCTACAACCAAAATGATCCCTGGTCTCCAACTGTTAAGTTTtctagctttataaataatgaaaacatcaaAGATCAG GATTTGGTAGCCTGGATCACAGCTGGGTTCTTACACATACCTCATGCTGAGGACATCCCCAACACAGTGACAGCAGGAAACGGGGTTGGCTTCTTCCTCCGGCCCTACAATTACTTTAATGAAGACCCATCAGTCCACTCACACGATGCTGTCTACTTCCAGCCTCATGAAAGCTACAACTCATGCAGTACCAACCCACTAGCCTGTCTACGAGACACTGCATCATGTGCCCCTCAACTACCCGAATTTTCCTATAATGGGTTTGATAATACCTTTGTTGCAATATAA